A genomic stretch from Methanomassiliicoccales archaeon includes:
- a CDS encoding VOC family protein, translating into MPLGDPMGGDSDYQNKGKITRVWMTCIPVSDLATALFFYSEVLGLEIALDERSRNWVELGPAEPMGKIALYVPSKFDKRQPGGPTGVIFETNSIYELHRRLVDEGVKFIMKPQRQEWGGLMAILTDPDGNELCVVEDPEHYTRR; encoded by the coding sequence ATGCCTCTCGGAGATCCGATGGGCGGAGATTCAGATTATCAAAATAAAGGTAAGATCACACGGGTGTGGATGACCTGCATACCTGTCAGTGATCTCGCAACTGCGTTATTTTTTTATTCCGAGGTGCTCGGGCTGGAGATCGCACTTGATGAGCGTAGCAGAAATTGGGTGGAGTTAGGTCCCGCCGAACCGATGGGTAAGATCGCGCTCTACGTGCCGTCGAAATTTGATAAACGACAGCCTGGTGGGCCAACAGGCGTTATTTTTGAAACGAACAGTATTTACGAATTGCACAGAAGACTTGTCGACGAAGGAGTAAAGTTCATCATGAAGCCCCAGCGACAGGAATGGGGAGGACTGATGGCGATTCTTACGGATCCAGACGGTAATGAGCTTTGTGTCGTGGAGGATCCTGAACATTACACACGGCGGTGA
- a CDS encoding restriction endonuclease: MWVIKRSGEREEYDENKVKQALLRSGASEAEADEILEKLRGRVYNGITTHEIYQHVRRMLDRKRKIRYSLKDAIFSLGPEGHFFESLVARLFQETGYAVRVRECIRGRCIPHEIDILAERGSERYLVECKFHNSAGTRCGIQTALYTYARFLDISEVMPFASPWLVTNTKFSGDVITYARCIGMRLLGWRFPEDGGLESLLESHKLYPITILAIKKDVRNSLLTNGIITIKEIFTKKDRIYDILPELKANEVLYAARAVAECL, translated from the coding sequence ATGTGGGTGATCAAGAGATCTGGAGAAAGAGAAGAGTATGATGAGAATAAGGTAAAACAGGCGCTTTTGCGTTCTGGGGCGAGTGAAGCAGAAGCAGATGAGATCCTTGAAAAACTGAGAGGGCGAGTTTACAATGGCATCACAACTCATGAGATTTATCAACACGTCAGGCGAATGCTTGACCGCAAAAGAAAAATCAGATATAGTCTCAAAGATGCTATCTTTTCGCTCGGTCCAGAAGGGCATTTTTTTGAGAGTCTTGTTGCGAGACTGTTTCAAGAAACTGGATATGCTGTGAGAGTCAGGGAATGCATAAGGGGAAGGTGCATACCCCACGAAATTGACATTCTAGCTGAAAGAGGAAGCGAGAGATACCTGGTTGAATGCAAATTTCACAATTCAGCCGGCACAAGATGCGGAATTCAAACGGCCCTTTACACATACGCAAGATTTTTGGATATTTCTGAAGTGATGCCTTTTGCGTCGCCATGGCTTGTGACGAATACAAAGTTTTCAGGTGATGTAATTACATATGCTAGATGCATCGGAATGAGGTTGCTGGGATGGCGGTTTCCCGAGGATGGGGGACTCGAATCGCTTCTGGAAAGCCATAAACTCTACCCAATTACCATTCTTGCGATCAAGAAAGATGTTCGGAACTCCCTGCTCACCAATGGAATTATAACGATCAAGGAGATCTTCACGAAAAAGGATCGTATTTATGACATCCTGCCAGAATTGAAAGCAAATGAGGTTCTTTACGCTGCTCGTGCAGTGGCGGAATGCCTGTAA
- a CDS encoding PAS domain S-box protein: MTMMEDHGLIRILLVDDELPFLEIAKGFLELKEKFRADIVNSVDEALDLLQKNCYDAIVSDYQMGDNTGIDLLKAIRSQGNQTPFILFTGKGREEVVIEALNLGADFYINKGADLRSQFAELSNMIEQAVKRRKYEIALTDSEKRYRTIFLNTGTAMAIIEEDTTISLVNDEFSRLVGYKKEEIDGKKSWKDFIMPSEIPKLLEYHQKRRIDPRGAPRTYETYAIDKNGIVKTIIVTVEIIPGTKQSLVSAIDITEKRSIENKLRMSEHRLALITDNMLDMVMQVGADLSIEYASPSHIQSTGYSPGTLMGRRLHDLVHPDDLPRVTEVLNRIGMDKNYTCELKFRHASGKYLWIETFWNFLIDENGKFGGAIITSRDISERKRLENIKSAMLRISQAVTSINSLQQLYNFVHSIMADLMPVRNFYIALIDNENKELTFPYFVDEYDPPPKSRTLGRGITEYVIRKGEALLASRDDIIQLNGEGEIEIFGSLPVDWMGAPLKVGDRTLGAIVVQSYNETVRYTKKELDILNYVSDQIAMAIDHVAAQEALIEAKEFAENLIKTANVMVVGLDENGIIRIFNDMAERITGYRADEAMGRNWFETLVPKERYPEVWGVFANFRARGALPRNFENPVLTKSGEERYIFWQNSEIRNSRFGVCVVSFGIDMTEKKKMMETIERTNRKLNLIGRVSRHDILNQLTAVLGYIELARDRVIETDVRNYLEKAANAGRNIERILNSTRDYERLGSAEPRWEKASDLFERGTSALDTTGITLVVNLEGLSLKADPIFEKVFHNLVDNSMRHGKHTKRIEVGYKKVGDELIIIYEDDGIGILEEMKKDLFTGERGKGLFIIKEILSITDMKIEEIGEYKKGAKFCIHIPKGRYRLVE, from the coding sequence ATGACAATGATGGAGGACCATGGTCTCATCCGTATCCTCCTTGTCGACGATGAACTTCCATTTCTAGAGATAGCGAAAGGATTTCTTGAATTGAAAGAAAAATTCAGGGCGGATATTGTAAATTCGGTTGACGAGGCACTGGACTTACTTCAAAAGAATTGTTACGATGCGATCGTCTCGGACTATCAGATGGGCGATAATACAGGTATCGATCTCCTCAAAGCGATTAGATCTCAGGGGAACCAAACTCCCTTTATCCTTTTCACGGGGAAGGGTAGGGAGGAAGTCGTCATTGAAGCGCTGAATCTAGGAGCAGATTTCTACATCAATAAAGGTGCCGATCTCCGCTCTCAATTTGCTGAGTTATCGAATATGATCGAACAAGCGGTGAAACGGAGAAAGTATGAAATTGCGCTTACTGACAGCGAAAAAAGATATCGCACGATTTTCCTGAACACCGGTACAGCAATGGCAATTATCGAAGAAGACACAACGATTTCCCTCGTAAATGACGAATTCTCGCGACTCGTAGGCTACAAGAAAGAGGAAATCGATGGAAAAAAGTCGTGGAAGGATTTCATTATGCCCTCAGAAATTCCAAAACTACTAGAATATCATCAAAAGCGTAGAATCGATCCGCGGGGCGCTCCCCGAACCTATGAAACGTACGCGATAGACAAAAATGGAATTGTGAAGACAATTATCGTTACGGTCGAAATAATTCCGGGGACGAAACAGAGCCTTGTCTCGGCGATTGATATCACTGAGAAACGGTCGATTGAAAATAAACTCAGAATGAGTGAGCATCGTCTCGCACTAATCACCGACAATATGCTTGATATGGTGATGCAAGTTGGCGCGGATCTTTCGATCGAATATGCAAGTCCTTCTCATATTCAATCCACAGGTTACTCACCAGGAACCCTAATGGGAAGGAGATTGCATGATTTGGTTCATCCTGACGATCTGCCAAGAGTGACTGAGGTTTTGAATCGCATCGGCATGGATAAGAATTACACGTGCGAGTTGAAATTTCGACATGCAAGTGGCAAGTATCTCTGGATCGAAACTTTCTGGAATTTTCTCATCGACGAAAATGGAAAATTTGGTGGCGCGATCATCACCAGCAGGGATATCAGCGAACGCAAGAGGCTTGAGAATATTAAATCGGCAATGTTACGTATTTCGCAAGCCGTTACCTCCATTAATTCACTTCAACAACTATACAATTTTGTCCATTCGATTATGGCAGACCTCATGCCAGTCAGGAATTTCTATATTGCGCTTATTGATAATGAAAATAAGGAGCTCACCTTCCCCTATTTTGTCGATGAATATGATCCACCTCCAAAGTCGAGAACACTCGGTCGGGGGATAACTGAATATGTAATCAGGAAAGGGGAAGCACTCCTCGCTTCAAGGGATGATATTATTCAGCTAAATGGGGAAGGTGAGATCGAGATTTTCGGTAGTCTGCCTGTTGACTGGATGGGGGCACCATTGAAGGTTGGCGATAGAACACTTGGTGCAATCGTTGTCCAAAGCTATAATGAGACTGTCAGATACACCAAGAAGGAATTAGACATTCTCAATTATGTCTCCGATCAAATCGCAATGGCGATCGATCATGTTGCGGCACAGGAAGCGCTCATCGAAGCGAAGGAATTTGCGGAGAATTTGATCAAGACGGCAAATGTAATGGTCGTTGGTCTGGATGAGAATGGCATCATCAGAATTTTTAATGATATGGCTGAAAGGATCACGGGGTACAGGGCTGATGAGGCAATGGGAAGGAATTGGTTCGAGACCCTTGTCCCAAAAGAAAGATATCCAGAAGTTTGGGGAGTTTTTGCAAATTTTAGAGCTAGAGGCGCTCTGCCCCGTAACTTCGAAAATCCGGTATTAACGAAATCGGGAGAGGAGCGTTACATATTCTGGCAGAACAGCGAGATTAGGAACTCAAGGTTTGGTGTTTGCGTAGTCTCATTCGGAATCGATATGACTGAGAAAAAGAAAATGATGGAGACGATTGAACGAACAAACAGAAAGCTCAACCTGATTGGAAGGGTCTCGCGTCACGACATCCTGAATCAATTGACGGCTGTGCTTGGTTATATTGAGCTTGCGAGAGATCGAGTGATAGAGACTGATGTGCGTAATTATCTCGAAAAGGCAGCGAATGCTGGGAGGAACATTGAGCGAATCCTCAACTCAACTCGCGACTACGAGCGCCTTGGCTCAGCAGAACCTCGCTGGGAAAAAGCTTCGGATCTTTTTGAACGTGGAACCTCTGCTCTTGATACCACTGGAATTACTTTGGTTGTGAATCTCGAGGGTTTATCTCTCAAGGCCGATCCAATATTCGAGAAAGTTTTCCATAATCTCGTCGATAACTCGATGAGACATGGGAAACACACAAAGAGAATTGAAGTTGGTTACAAAAAAGTTGGAGATGAACTTATCATCATTTACGAGGACGATGGGATCGGGATACTGGAGGAAATGAAGAAAGATCTCTTTACTGGAGAACGAGGAAAAGGTCTCTTCATCATCAAGGAAATTTTGTCAATCACTGACATGAAAATCGAGGAAATCGGTGAGTATAAAAAAGGCGCAAAATTTTGTATACACATACCGAAGGGCAGGTACCGTTTGGTGGAATAA
- a CDS encoding SufD family Fe-S cluster assembly protein translates to MQDSLSSLRKRAEAAKTKKAAYGEDIDLENYDIAPKNAPETESLEDLDNEIQRTLLSAGVVPTGEGRAGSFLLLDNAVVHRSQKEESVEVMSTQQALKKYDWINDYYWKAVPPDTDKYTATTFLENADGYFIRALPGTKAKMPVQTCLLLGSRNATQTVHNIVIVEEGAELEVVTGCTTKPGVERALHLGISEFYIKKGGKLTFTMIHNWAEQVGVRPRTAVIVGEGATYVNNYVCLKPVKSIQMYPTAKLEGKESFGRFNTVAIAHPGSEIDIGSKVVLSAPKARAEIVSRSITTGGKSIARGKLVGEAPGIRAHLECKGLILQEKGIQLAIPELEASVPDVEMTHEAAVGKIAKDQIEYIMARGLSEAEAVGIIIRGFLEVGIRGIPEELKKEIDKAIAATELSSG, encoded by the coding sequence ATGCAAGATTCTTTGAGTAGCTTGAGGAAAAGAGCCGAGGCAGCGAAAACAAAGAAGGCCGCGTACGGCGAGGACATCGATCTTGAGAATTACGATATTGCGCCGAAGAATGCGCCAGAGACTGAAAGTCTGGAAGATCTCGACAACGAAATCCAACGTACATTGTTGAGCGCGGGTGTCGTTCCAACAGGTGAAGGAAGGGCTGGTAGTTTCCTTCTTCTTGATAACGCCGTTGTGCATAGATCGCAGAAGGAGGAAAGCGTCGAAGTGATGTCGACGCAACAGGCACTCAAGAAGTACGACTGGATCAATGACTATTATTGGAAGGCTGTTCCCCCAGACACGGATAAATACACTGCAACAACTTTCCTTGAGAATGCTGACGGGTATTTTATCAGAGCGCTACCCGGTACAAAGGCGAAGATGCCCGTTCAAACCTGCTTGCTCCTCGGCAGCAGGAATGCAACACAGACCGTTCACAACATTGTAATCGTTGAAGAAGGTGCGGAACTCGAAGTCGTCACAGGATGTACAACGAAGCCAGGTGTGGAGAGGGCACTTCATCTGGGAATTTCAGAATTCTACATCAAAAAAGGTGGCAAGTTAACGTTCACAATGATCCACAACTGGGCAGAACAGGTCGGGGTCAGGCCGAGAACAGCCGTTATCGTTGGTGAAGGAGCAACCTACGTGAACAATTACGTGTGTCTAAAGCCCGTCAAATCAATCCAGATGTACCCGACGGCAAAGCTTGAAGGAAAAGAATCATTTGGCCGGTTTAATACCGTTGCAATTGCCCATCCTGGCTCAGAAATTGATATCGGCTCGAAGGTTGTGCTTTCCGCCCCGAAGGCAAGGGCGGAGATCGTCTCAAGGAGTATCACGACTGGTGGGAAATCGATCGCAAGAGGAAAACTCGTCGGAGAAGCCCCTGGGATCAGAGCGCATCTCGAATGCAAGGGTCTTATCCTTCAGGAGAAAGGCATCCAGCTTGCGATTCCAGAGCTTGAGGCGAGTGTGCCAGATGTGGAAATGACACATGAAGCGGCCGTCGGAAAGATCGCGAAGGATCAGATTGAATATATTATGGCAAGAGGGTTGAGTGAGGCGGAGGCCGTTGGCATCATCATACGCGGATTTCTAGAGGTCGGGATTAGGGGAATTCCAGAAGAATTGAAAAAAGAAATCGACAAGGCAATAGCCGCAACCGAATTGAGTAGCGGCTGA
- a CDS encoding ABC transporter ATP-binding protein yields MLEIEDLTVEVGGRTVLKDVNLSVMSGYTSVLFGPNGSGKSTLLMTIMGFSEYRVKKGRILFKGEDITHLPMHERAKMGIGIMMQRPPNLVGVKLGDLVQVIGKNANDLYQLATSLRMEKFLERDVNVGFSGGEIKRSELLQLTAQNPCLYLLDEPESGVDLESIERIGNAIKMLLSGGLGCAGKKSIDGKSALIITHTGQILDYIEADRGYVMCNGTISCSGNPRELLQEIRKRGYEECVKCKIL; encoded by the coding sequence ATGCTTGAAATCGAGGATCTTACGGTCGAGGTCGGCGGCAGGACAGTTCTCAAAGATGTCAATTTAAGTGTCATGTCAGGTTACACGAGTGTTCTCTTTGGGCCAAACGGATCTGGAAAATCTACGCTTCTCATGACGATCATGGGTTTCAGCGAATACCGCGTCAAGAAGGGACGAATTCTCTTTAAAGGAGAAGATATAACGCATTTGCCAATGCATGAGAGGGCAAAAATGGGCATCGGCATCATGATGCAAAGACCACCGAATCTCGTTGGTGTCAAGCTCGGGGATTTGGTGCAAGTGATCGGAAAGAATGCAAATGATTTATATCAACTGGCAACCTCTTTGAGAATGGAGAAGTTTCTCGAAAGAGACGTCAATGTCGGTTTCTCCGGTGGTGAAATCAAGAGATCTGAGTTGCTACAGCTGACCGCACAGAATCCATGCCTCTATCTTCTCGATGAGCCGGAGTCAGGGGTTGATCTTGAGAGCATCGAACGGATTGGAAACGCGATCAAAATGCTTTTGAGCGGTGGTCTCGGGTGTGCCGGAAAAAAATCCATCGATGGAAAGTCGGCACTCATCATCACTCACACTGGCCAAATACTCGATTATATTGAGGCGGATAGAGGTTATGTGATGTGCAACGGTACGATATCTTGTTCTGGTAATCCGAGAGAATTGTTACAGGAAATCAGAAAAAGGGGATACGAGGAGTGCGTAAAATGCAAGATTCTTTGA
- a CDS encoding MFS transporter, which produces MTYEGARSISGTYLGLLGASAAAVALIIGFGELIGYTPRLLTGSMTDRTGRYWAFLFVGYGINLVAVPLLAFAGDWVTAAILIIIERAGKAIRAPARDAMLSHAASEVGRGWTFGLNEAITSVGAVLGPVVVALVMMMHGGYSTAFLILIIPATAAVVILYIAWKHYPAPREMERPKPVEKRGQLPKIFWIYVVGASLVAIGYIDFPFLAYHFQKIGSVPSIWIPIFYATANVIDAFGALFFGHVYDVRGMKVLVIITFISSFFSIFVFLNNFSLVLIGIALWGFGAGSQESLMRAVVAEIVPVHKRGSAFGIFSLAFGAFWFLGTAFIGLIYTHSIVAVVAFSFLIQLFAVAVFFFVMKKIGHN; this is translated from the coding sequence ATGACCTATGAAGGAGCGAGGAGCATCTCTGGAACATACCTCGGGCTTCTGGGGGCCAGTGCTGCGGCAGTCGCGCTCATCATCGGATTTGGCGAACTGATCGGGTATACACCGAGATTGCTCACTGGTAGCATGACCGACCGCACCGGTAGGTATTGGGCCTTTCTGTTCGTCGGTTATGGCATCAACCTTGTTGCCGTCCCATTGCTTGCATTCGCTGGCGACTGGGTCACCGCAGCAATTCTTATCATCATCGAGCGTGCTGGAAAAGCGATCAGGGCGCCAGCGAGGGATGCGATGCTCTCCCACGCCGCAAGTGAGGTCGGCAGGGGATGGACATTTGGATTGAATGAAGCGATCACATCGGTTGGGGCGGTGCTCGGACCAGTCGTCGTCGCCTTGGTGATGATGATGCATGGTGGCTACTCAACAGCCTTCTTGATTCTAATCATCCCTGCAACTGCCGCAGTTGTCATCCTTTACATCGCATGGAAACATTATCCAGCGCCGAGGGAAATGGAACGACCAAAGCCGGTTGAAAAAAGAGGTCAATTACCAAAGATCTTCTGGATTTATGTCGTCGGTGCATCCCTCGTCGCGATCGGATACATCGATTTCCCATTTCTCGCATATCATTTTCAGAAGATTGGATCTGTTCCCTCGATATGGATTCCGATTTTCTACGCCACGGCCAATGTCATCGATGCATTCGGGGCGTTGTTTTTCGGTCATGTGTATGATGTAAGGGGTATGAAGGTTCTCGTGATCATCACCTTCATTTCTTCGTTCTTTTCAATTTTTGTCTTTCTCAACAATTTCTCGCTTGTGCTCATTGGTATCGCTCTGTGGGGGTTTGGCGCTGGATCGCAGGAATCCCTCATGCGAGCTGTCGTGGCGGAGATAGTCCCAGTCCACAAAAGAGGGTCAGCATTTGGGATATTCAGTCTCGCATTCGGTGCGTTCTGGTTTCTCGGCACGGCTTTCATCGGCCTCATCTACACTCATTCGATTGTGGCCGTCGTCGCGTTTTCATTTCTGATTCAGCTGTTCGCTGTCGCAGTTTTCTTCTTCGTAATGAAGAAAATAGGTCATAATTGA
- a CDS encoding ZIP family metal transporter, translating into MMSAWVYAIASVILVSLISIIGILFLMLNDHVLKTSVFILVGLAVGALFTDAFVHLIPEAFEKYGTGPEVPIYIIAGIFAFFVLEKFLHWRHEHSCEFQEICKKPVGYINLVSDGVHNLVDGILIGVSYLASFEVGMATTIAIILHEIPQEIGDFGILVYAGFTKWKALLFNFLAATTAIAGAIASLIIGESISGYTTLMLPLAAGGFIYIAGSDLVPEMHKESNVKKSIIQMISIIIGVLVILSLAFLE; encoded by the coding sequence ATCATGTCCGCCTGGGTTTACGCAATCGCGAGCGTTATACTTGTGAGCCTGATTTCAATAATTGGAATATTGTTCCTGATGCTGAACGATCACGTTCTCAAAACATCTGTTTTTATTCTTGTTGGTTTGGCGGTCGGAGCTTTGTTTACTGACGCGTTCGTTCATCTGATTCCGGAAGCTTTCGAAAAGTATGGAACGGGACCTGAGGTACCGATTTACATTATCGCAGGTATTTTCGCCTTCTTTGTTCTGGAAAAATTTCTACACTGGCGACATGAACACAGTTGTGAGTTCCAAGAAATCTGCAAGAAACCTGTTGGATACATCAATTTGGTCTCGGATGGCGTTCACAATCTTGTCGACGGAATATTGATCGGAGTCTCATACCTTGCCAGCTTTGAAGTAGGAATGGCGACGACGATCGCGATCATCCTGCATGAAATTCCCCAAGAAATCGGAGATTTCGGCATCCTCGTATACGCGGGATTTACAAAGTGGAAGGCGCTTTTGTTCAACTTTCTCGCCGCGACCACCGCGATCGCAGGTGCAATTGCTTCACTTATCATTGGGGAGAGCATAAGTGGATACACGACCCTTATGTTGCCACTGGCGGCTGGCGGGTTCATCTACATCGCAGGAAGTGATCTCGTGCCTGAAATGCACAAGGAATCGAATGTCAAGAAATCAATCATCCAGATGATTTCAATCATCATCGGTGTGCTGGTCATTCTCAGTCTCGCGTTCCTCGAATAA
- a CDS encoding CoB--CoM heterodisulfide reductase iron-sulfur subunit A family protein — protein sequence MDVDSFGKVLVVGGGVAGLQTALDLSRANVEVFLVEKEMLLGGTVAKLHKLFPSMESGSSMIKRLTDEIHSRSEVLIHTNTVVSNIRRNSNRFHITLSSRERGHPKQEIEADAIVLATGLVPVDLALFPEYGYGRYCEVMSSIEFERLLVEEERKGEDIFNGQDGNYNKTIAFVQCAGSRTERSGGVPYCSAVCCMNAIKNAISVKELHPDSDVWIFYIDIRVHATYGEEMYRKAKRLGVKFVRGQPSLILKKEQFRKVIVCGENTLLRELYEIPADIVVLSAGLRHPESSLELFRMLNLPISADGFPLNLKDSFEPCVTSVDGIFIVGSAESPKDVHSTITQGRACAMKILERFMS from the coding sequence ATGGATGTAGATTCTTTCGGGAAGGTACTCGTCGTCGGAGGAGGCGTAGCCGGTCTACAGACAGCACTCGATCTATCGCGTGCCAATGTCGAAGTTTTTCTAGTCGAAAAGGAAATGCTGCTGGGAGGCACTGTAGCTAAACTCCATAAGCTTTTCCCGTCAATGGAATCGGGGTCTTCTATGATCAAAAGATTAACTGATGAGATCCACTCGCGATCAGAAGTCTTGATCCACACGAATACGGTGGTCAGCAATATTCGAAGGAATTCCAATCGGTTTCACATAACCCTTTCCTCGAGAGAAAGGGGGCATCCAAAACAAGAAATCGAAGCGGATGCGATCGTCCTCGCGACGGGACTCGTTCCGGTCGATCTGGCACTCTTTCCGGAATACGGTTACGGCAGGTATTGCGAGGTGATGAGTTCGATCGAATTTGAGCGATTACTCGTCGAGGAGGAAAGGAAAGGAGAGGACATTTTCAATGGGCAGGATGGCAATTACAATAAAACGATCGCGTTCGTTCAGTGTGCGGGCTCGAGAACTGAGAGAAGTGGCGGAGTACCGTATTGCAGCGCCGTCTGCTGCATGAATGCGATAAAAAACGCGATTTCCGTCAAGGAATTGCATCCGGATTCCGATGTCTGGATTTTCTACATCGATATCAGAGTTCATGCTACGTACGGAGAGGAAATGTATCGAAAGGCGAAAAGGCTGGGGGTTAAATTCGTCCGAGGACAGCCTTCGCTGATTTTGAAAAAAGAACAATTCAGGAAGGTCATTGTGTGCGGGGAGAATACATTGCTCAGGGAGCTTTACGAGATCCCAGCGGACATCGTTGTTCTTAGTGCGGGTCTCAGACACCCAGAATCGAGTCTTGAACTGTTCCGCATGCTCAATCTTCCCATTTCGGCCGATGGCTTTCCGTTGAATCTGAAAGATTCTTTCGAACCGTGCGTTACGTCTGTTGACGGCATTTTTATCGTCGGGTCGGCGGAATCTCCGAAAGATGTTCACAGTACGATCACACAAGGTAGAGCTTGCGCGATGAAGATTCTCGAGCGCTTCATGTCGTAG
- a CDS encoding pyruvate carboxyltransferase, producing MKWKSEDYWVSHYNFRKSLDLPRVKFHDTTFRDGEQQPGVVFTSEEKLKIGTMMSEIGIDRIEGGMPLVSEDDRKAVKMLANAGLDAEIFAFTRCMKEDVETSVACDVDGVIMEVPSSGHLIGDAYEWSEEKAKQLAVEATAYAHDHGLYVSFFCIDLSRADADWALDIIGAVAEEGHMDALNVVDTFGALSPEGMTELVTMLKNAFSVPIEVHTHNDFGLAVANTIAAVKAGAEVVHTTVNGLGERSGNASFEETAMCLKVLYGQEIDLDFSRFKELSDAVEKASGVKKAPNKPIVGNELFSIESGIVAGWWKTLEKKNKALTMFPYHWTLVGQDPPRIVLGKKSGLASILYWAEKLGIELSEEKARKILIEVKNTSIRKKGLLTEKEFRAIVEKVQ from the coding sequence ATGAAATGGAAGTCAGAGGATTATTGGGTAAGCCATTACAATTTCAGAAAGAGTCTCGATCTACCGAGGGTCAAATTCCACGACACGACATTTAGGGACGGAGAACAGCAGCCTGGCGTTGTCTTTACAAGCGAAGAGAAGCTGAAGATTGGAACGATGATGAGCGAGATCGGCATCGACAGGATTGAGGGTGGAATGCCTCTTGTCTCTGAAGATGACAGGAAAGCGGTCAAGATGTTGGCAAATGCGGGGCTCGATGCCGAGATATTCGCCTTCACGCGATGTATGAAAGAAGATGTCGAGACCTCCGTGGCCTGCGACGTCGATGGGGTGATCATGGAGGTACCATCAAGCGGACATCTCATTGGCGATGCGTATGAATGGTCTGAGGAAAAAGCGAAACAACTAGCTGTTGAGGCAACGGCTTATGCGCATGATCACGGTCTTTATGTTTCATTCTTCTGCATTGATCTTTCACGAGCGGACGCCGATTGGGCTCTTGATATCATCGGCGCAGTCGCAGAAGAGGGACATATGGACGCGCTCAACGTCGTCGACACCTTTGGAGCGCTTTCGCCTGAGGGTATGACAGAACTGGTTACGATGTTGAAAAACGCTTTTAGCGTCCCGATCGAGGTGCACACCCATAACGACTTCGGTCTCGCCGTCGCGAACACAATCGCGGCGGTCAAGGCAGGTGCGGAAGTTGTCCACACGACGGTCAACGGACTTGGCGAACGGTCAGGCAATGCGTCGTTTGAAGAGACGGCGATGTGCCTGAAAGTCCTTTATGGACAGGAGATCGACCTCGATTTCTCGCGATTCAAGGAACTCTCGGATGCGGTTGAAAAGGCAAGTGGAGTGAAAAAAGCGCCAAACAAGCCGATCGTCGGCAACGAACTCTTTTCAATCGAGTCGGGTATCGTTGCTGGCTGGTGGAAAACGCTCGAGAAGAAAAATAAAGCTCTGACGATGTTTCCGTATCATTGGACTCTTGTTGGACAGGATCCGCCGAGAATTGTATTGGGCAAGAAGAGCGGTTTGGCATCAATCCTCTATTGGGCGGAAAAGCTTGGAATCGAACTCAGCGAAGAAAAGGCAAGAAAAATTCTCATCGAGGTGAAGAACACATCGATCAGGAAGAAGGGATTGCTGACTGAAAAGGAGTTTAGAGCGATCGTCGAAAAGGTTCAATGA
- a CDS encoding class I SAM-dependent methyltransferase has translation MKKRHDAIHVDMLRKKLDPQREHWDTVYKLKPDYFGETPSEFARRALSFFKEKGAKKIIELGCGEGRDTIMFLKEGFEVIAFDYSPVAIEHLMQKAKSNQLSESLTAMIHDARDGIPLTDECVDGIFSHMFFTMQLTEKELDFIFQECLRVMKAGGFNIYSVRNIHDPHYGKGIHRGEDMWESPQKFVVHFFSLEKVKRLARGYEICHIGEFDDPSPTYIKKLYEVILRKPEKKKE, from the coding sequence ATGAAGAAAAGGCACGATGCAATTCATGTTGATATGTTGAGAAAAAAGCTCGATCCGCAGAGGGAACACTGGGACACCGTGTACAAATTGAAACCAGATTATTTCGGGGAAACGCCGAGTGAATTTGCAAGAAGAGCGTTGAGCTTTTTTAAGGAGAAGGGAGCGAAGAAGATCATCGAGCTCGGCTGTGGGGAAGGCAGAGATACGATAATGTTTTTGAAGGAAGGCTTCGAGGTCATCGCATTCGATTATTCTCCTGTTGCGATTGAACACCTCATGCAAAAGGCGAAGTCCAATCAATTGAGCGAATCGCTCACCGCAATGATCCACGATGCTCGCGACGGTATTCCGCTGACTGATGAGTGTGTCGACGGTATCTTCTCACATATGTTTTTCACAATGCAATTGACGGAGAAGGAGCTTGATTTTATTTTTCAGGAGTGTCTCCGAGTAATGAAAGCTGGTGGGTTCAATATCTATTCGGTGAGGAACATTCACGACCCGCACTACGGGAAGGGAATTCACAGAGGTGAGGACATGTGGGAAAGTCCTCAGAAATTCGTCGTACATTTCTTTTCGTTGGAAAAGGTCAAGCGACTCGCTCGGGGATATGAGATTTGTCACATTGGTGAGTTCGATGACCCTTCACCTACTTACATTAAAAAACTTTACGAGGTCATTTTGCGAAAACCCGAAAAGAAAAAAGAATAA